Within Methanobacterium formicicum DSM 3637, the genomic segment TGTTTCATAATGGAAATGGCATCTATTTTTTGCAGGTGCAGATCAGTGTGCTGGTTGGTTAAAAACACCCTGAAAGATTCAATGGGTTCTGATACCTTCACCATTTCATGGGCTTTTACAACCGCTTCTTCTGTCTCTCCTCGAATCCCGTAAAGCACTGGGCAGGGTGTGTGCGGAGTTATGGCCATGTAACCATCATCAACATTGTCAAAAGTATCAGGGTATGTTTCCTGGTTCATTTCCAGGACAGATTCCGGATCAACCCTTCTTTTTGCTCCGTAATTTGCGGGGTCACGGTAGGCCAGCAATTCATAGGTTGCATCAGTCAGGGGACAACCAATGGCTGCCAGGGACCCAATTATGCCCCTTCCCTTTTTGAACTTAAATATCTCTGCCCCTACCTTTTCTGCTAACTTTTCAGCTTCTTCCTGGGTTACAATGGTTCTAATGGTTCTGAGGGCATAATCCTGAAGTTCGAAAGTTACCTCACCCTCATAAAATACCACACCTGGATTGGTTTTAGGGTCTTCCATCACAGCCAGTTCATTTACCATCTTCAAAATAAGATTCTTGGCGATTTCAACATCTTCTTCTGATTTCAAAACCAGTTTAAATGACACTGCTCCATTTCCTCTTGTTTTATGAGGAGCGAATGGGTTCAGGCGTATCAGGCGTGGTGGACCATCCACTCTAAAACCACAAGCTTTAAGTCGGTCCATTATCACAGAACATATATATGTAGTGCACATTCCACTGGCAGAGTCAGTGTCATCCATACCTACATAAATATTATACAAGTCAGAATTCATATCAACATCATTCATAACAAATATCACCGGGGTGTTTTTTCATGTCGAACATGCCCTTACATAGAGATCATATAATTATTGAGATCAACGAGCTTTTATCCAAACATGGTTTTGACACTTCTAATATATATGATAGAAGTTGTTTTGATCTGGTGGCTCGAAGAGAACTACTTTTGCTTTTAATGAAAGTACTGGTTAACGTGGACGGGTTCAGCGCAGCCCATGCACAAGAAATTAAAAGAGTAGCCCGCACTTTCTTTGCTTCACCTCTTCTGGTTGGCCTTAAATCCAAGAATGAGGTTTTAGAAGAAGATGTGGTATACGAACGCCATGGAATACCGGTGATAGCACCCTCAACCCTGCGAAATATAGTGGTGGAAGAAATTTATCCAGAGATATTCGCTGATCGAGGAGGATATTACGTTCAGATCGATGGCCAGGTTGTTAAGCAGATGAGGGAACAACAAAACCTTTCACTGAAAGATCTGGCTGATAAAGCCCATGTATCCAGGGAAACCATCTATAAATATGAGACTGGTAGAGTACGGGCACAACCGGACACTGCATTTTTACTGGAAAGCATCCTTGACATGAGAATCACTCTTTCAGTTAACTTATTTTCAGTTCCAAGTGATGAAGATGCTGCAGAGACTAAAAAAGGCGAACCCCGTGAACTGGTTGATCTGGGCTTTGGAGTTATAAACACCAACCGAACACCCTTTGATGCCCTTGCCCAGGTTGAAGCCACTTCCAAAAAGGCAGAACCATTACTTACTGATCTTGAAAAAAATAGAAATCAGAAAGTGTTAAACAAGATGGCCACCAACCTAAAGGATCTTTCTGATGTAATTGGCACTGATGCAGTCTTCATACTGGAGAATAAGAAGGATACAGAATGTATCGATGGAGTGCCGGTGGTTCACAGCTGGGAAATTGGGGAAATGAAAAACCCTGCCGAGTTTCTGAAGATGCTGGCCGAAAGACGGGAATGTAACTGATTTTTTTATAAATAACTGATCTGTTTATAGATAATGGATTTGTTTGTAAGTATTATGGAAATTCAAAAAGAATTCTATTTTTCTTTTTTACAAATTGATTAATTTTTACTTTTCTTTAGACTTCTTTAGTTTTCTATTCTTTTTTAGATTTTACTCTTCTTTAGATTTAACCTAACTCTTTAAATTTTAATTATTCTTTAATTTTAACTCTTCTTTAGATTAAAATGTCTTTAATACCTCTTTAGGGTTATGTAACCCTATAATGCCCTTTGTTTCAATTGTTTATTTAATCGATTAGACTGCAAGATTTTCCCGCCTATTATTACTCTTTTTTGAAAGTTTGATACAA encodes:
- a CDS encoding tRNA(Ile)(2)-agmatinylcytidine synthase, translated to MNDVDMNSDLYNIYVGMDDTDSASGMCTTYICSVIMDRLKACGFRVDGPPRLIRLNPFAPHKTRGNGAVSFKLVLKSEEDVEIAKNLILKMVNELAVMEDPKTNPGVVFYEGEVTFELQDYALRTIRTIVTQEEAEKLAEKVGAEIFKFKKGRGIIGSLAAIGCPLTDATYELLAYRDPANYGAKRRVDPESVLEMNQETYPDTFDNVDDGYMAITPHTPCPVLYGIRGETEEAVVKAHEMVKVSEPIESFRVFLTNQHTDLHLQKIDAISIMKQFQCYIVQGTVKTQPVVIEGGHVIFTLEDESGGVECAAYEPTKEFRDVVRNLAPGDQVEVYGGIGNKGTLNVEKIKIMDLTPLYEYLNPLCKCGKRMKSAGKGKGYKCPQCGNKIREDSEKNGEVKEINKVKERREIERRIKTGFYEVPPSARRHLSKPLVRG
- a CDS encoding transcriptional regulator, producing the protein MSNMPLHRDHIIIEINELLSKHGFDTSNIYDRSCFDLVARRELLLLLMKVLVNVDGFSAAHAQEIKRVARTFFASPLLVGLKSKNEVLEEDVVYERHGIPVIAPSTLRNIVVEEIYPEIFADRGGYYVQIDGQVVKQMREQQNLSLKDLADKAHVSRETIYKYETGRVRAQPDTAFLLESILDMRITLSVNLFSVPSDEDAAETKKGEPRELVDLGFGVINTNRTPFDALAQVEATSKKAEPLLTDLEKNRNQKVLNKMATNLKDLSDVIGTDAVFILENKKDTECIDGVPVVHSWEIGEMKNPAEFLKMLAERRECN